The following DNA comes from Gammaproteobacteria bacterium.
ACGCGTGATTACGACGTTCTGATTGTCGGCGGTGGTCTGGCCGGCGCCGCGATGGCCTGCGCCTTGTCGGCGTCGGCGTATCGAATTGCGCTGATCGAGGCCCAAGCGGCGGGTGACAAACATCCACCTGGATACGACGATCGAAGCCTGGCGCTCGCGTTCGGCTCACGGCGGATACTGGAGGGTCTGGGATTGTGGCAGGCAATCGCGCCGGCGGCTACGCCCATAAAAACCGTACACGTATCGGAGCGTGGCCGCTTCGGCGCGGCGCGACTGCATCAGCGCGAGGAAGGCGTGGCGGCGCTCGGTTACGTCGTGCCCAGCCACGATCTTGCTCAGGCGGTTTACGCGCGGTTAAGTGCGCAAGATAACGTAGACATCGTCGCGCCGGCGCGTGTTCGGAACTTCATCGTCGATGGCTCGCTGGTCGATGCAAGGGTGGACGGAGACGCGGAAAAGGGCGAGGCTCAAGGCTGGACCCTGCGCGGGCGCCTGCTGATCGCAGCGGATGGCGCGAGTTCCGGTATGCGACGGCAGCTTGGCATTGCCGCCGCCACCGCGGATTATGGCCAGACCGCAATCATCGCCAACGTCACACCGTCGCGGGACCATCAGTGCGCCGCTTACGAGCGCTTTACCGATGCCGGGCCGCTGGCGTTATTGCCCATGAGCGAGCAGCGCTGCGCGCTGGTTTGGACGCATCCCGCGACAGATGCCGCGGCGATCTTGCGCTTGAGCGATGCTCAATTTCTCGCAAAATTGCAGGAGAGCTTCGGCTATCGACTGGGACGCTTCACCAAGGTCGGTACAAGACAGGCGTATCCGCTGACAATTAACGTCGCGCGCGACCTGGTCGCGCCGCGCGCCGTGCTGATCGGCAACGCCGCGCATACCCTGCATCCGGTCGCGGGGCAGGGTTTCAATCTGGCCCTGCGGGACGTCGCCGAGCTCGCGGATCTGCTGCGCACACACGCCCCGCGCGATCCCGCCGAGCAGTCGCTGCTCGGCCGCTATGCGGCCCGGCGCAAGGCGGATCTGCGCGCTGCAGTCCGCTTCACGGACACGTTGGCGCGCGCCTTCGTCAATCCGTTTCCGCCGCTGGTCTGCGCACGCGGGGCCGCGCTGCTGGCGCTGGACGCGATCCCACCGCTGCGCCACATGCTGGCCCGGCGCGCCATGGGTTTGAGCGGCAAACCTCCACGCCTGACCAGCGGCCTGAGCCTGGTGGATTTAACCACGGGGGAGTTACAGTGAGCGCGCAAACGGTCTCGCCACGGGATGTGGTCGTTATCGGCGGCGGCATGGTCGGCGCTACCGCCGCGTGTGCGCTGGCGCAGCAAGGTCTGCGGATTTCGATCGTCGAAGCGCGCCAGGCAGAAAGTTTTGATCGCGATGCGGACTACGGCATTGCTGATTACCATGGGCGGGTGTCGGCGATCAGTCCCGCCTCCGTGACGATTCTGAACGCGCTGGGTGTGTGGGACTTGATCGCGAGTGAACGGGCGTGCCCGTACCGCCAGATGCATGTCTGGGACGCTGCGAGCAGTGGCTCGATCCATTTTGATTGCTGTGACGTCAACGCGCCGCTGTTGGGCCACATCGTCGAAAATCGGGTCATTCAGCAGGCGCTGGTTGAACGACTGCGCGAGTTCGAAAATATCACCTGGCGTTGCCCGGATGCGCTGGCGCGGTTCGACGTCATGGAAGATCGTGTCGCAGTCGATCTCGCCAGCGGCGCGCAGGTTTCCGCGCGATTGCTGGTCGGTGCGGACGGCGCCCACTCGCTGGTGAGAACCTTGGCCGGCATCGTTTTCAACGCGCGTGACTATGACCACAGCGCGCTGGTTGCGACCGTGGGCACGGAGTTGCCGCACCAGCACACGGCGTGGCAGCGCTTCGTCGCGAAAAGCGTGCTCGCTTTTTTGCCGCTTGCCGATGGCCGTTGTTCGATCGTCTGGTCCACTCCGGACAAGCGCGCCAAAGCCCTGGCGGCAATGCCCGACGAGGCATTCAAGCACGCGCTCGCCGCCGAGTTCGATTACAGGCTGGGCCGTATCGAGTCCTGTGGCGCGCGCACGGTGTTCCCGTTGCGCGGCGGGCAAGCGGATCGCTACGTGTTGCCGCGCGTGGCATTGATCGGCGATGCGGCGCACGGCATCCATCCGCTGGCGGGACTGGGCGCCAACCTCGGCTTTATGGACGCGGCCACACTGGCGGAGGCGCTTTGCAATAGCCGGCGCGACATCGGCGGCTTGCGCGTGTTGCGTCGCTACGAGCGCGCGCGCCGCGGCGATAACGAGTTGACCATGCGCGCGATGGAGGGATTCAAATTTCTGTTCGCGCAACCGGCGTCAGGATGGCGCTGGCTGCGCGGGGCGGGTTTGAATGTGACCGACGCCGCCATCCCGCTCAAACGCCGTATCATGCGCCATGCAATTGGGTTGTCCGGCGAGCACCCGCGTATGGCTCGCGATAATTCTTGATCGCGACCAGCGACTTTGGCGTGCGCGAGCTGATGAATACCCGCGAGGTCGCGGATTATCTGCGGCTCAAGGAACGCAAAATTTACGATCTGGTCCGCACCCGTAGCATTCCCTGCACGCGTCTGACCGGCAAATGGCTTTTTCCGCGGACCTTGATCGATTTATGGGTCATCCGTCACACGGAATATCAGGCTGATATCGAGGGAGCGCGGATCACGCCGCGGGTGGTCGCCGGCAGTCACGATCCGCTGCTCGAATGGGCGTTGCGCGAAGCGGAATGCGATTGCGCCACGCAGTTCGATGGCAGTCTCGACGGCGTGCGCCGCCTCGGCGCGCGCCAGGCGATGGTTTGCGGTATGCACGTTCTCGACGGCGAGTCGGGTCACTACAACATCGAGCTCGCGCGGCAGCTACTCGCGGGCCTGCAGGTCGTATTGCTGGAATGGGCCCGGCGCGAGCAGGGTCTGGTGCTGGCCCAGGGCAACCCGCATGGGGTAACCGGGCTGACCGACTTGCGTGATCACAAGCTGCGCGTGGTGGATCGGCAGCATACCGCGGGCAGTTACGTGCTGCTCAAGCACCTGCTGGAGCGGGCCGGCATGTCGCGCGACGATCTTGCGCTGATCGAGACGACCGCGCGCAGCGAAACCGATGTGGCCGTGGCGGTGCTGGAGGGCAAGGCCGATGCCGGCATCGCCATCGCGGCCGTCGCGCACCAGTTCCGGCTTGAGTTTTTGCCCCTGCACCGCGAGCGTTACGATCTCGCCATCGCGCGCCGCGATTACTTCGAGCCGCCTTTCCAGCAGCTGTTGCGGTTCGCGCGTTCGCCGCGTTTTATCGAGCGCGCACAAGAGCTGGGCGGCTACGATGTGTCGGCGCTGGGGCAGGTGATTTATAACGCGAATTAACGAGCCGGTCGGCGGCGCCCACGGCGTTGTTTAGCTAAGCAAATCGCCTCGCAGGAACGCCCGGGCCGGCGCGCTTCGTGGCCGTTCGAAAAAATCACCGGCCGGCGTATGCTCCAACACCCGCCCCTTGTGCATGAACAGGACTTCGTCGCCCAGACGTCTTGCCTGCGCCAGATCGTGCGTGCTCATGATGATGCGCGCGCCGGCCCGGCGGATACTCTGGATCAGCGTTTCGATCGCCCGTGTTGCGGCCGGGTCGAGGTTGGAAGTTGGTTCATCCAGCAGCAATACCTGCGGCCGCGATACCCAGGCGCGCGCGATGGCCAGGCGCTGCTGTTCGCCGCCCGAGAGCACGCGCGCTGGACGTCTGGTGAGATGCTCAAGGCCGGCGTCGGCCAGCGCCGTGTTGACCCGCGCTTTGCGCGCGGCCCGCGGCACGCCCTTGACGGCCAGCGCGTAGTCGATATTGGCGGCGGCCGAGCGGCGCAGCAGCACCGGTTTCTGAAACACCATGGATACCCAGCGGTGCGCGCGTTTTGCGCCTTCACTACCCCAGCTCACCGAACCGCGCTCGGGTTCGAGCAACCCGTGACACAGACGCAGCAGCAGACTTTTGCCCGCGCCGTTGGGACCCAGCAGCATCGTGTTGGCGTCGGGCCGCAATGTGAACGAGATTTCGTCCAGCAGGCGGTGCCCGCCCGCGCAATAAACCAGTTCGCTTACCACCAGCGGCAGTACGCCGGATGCGACATCGCTGCGGGTAACCGGCGCGCCGCGTTCGGCAAGGGGATCGGCTTTAGCGATAGCGGCGATAGGCGACATCTCTGACACTCATGGCGGCGGCGTTGACGCTTATCGAGATCGCGATCAGGATCAGCCCCAGCGCCAGCGCCAGCCCCAGATTGCCCTTGCTCGTTTCCAGGGCGATGGCGGTGGTCATCACGCGCGTGACGTGGTCGATGTTGCCGCCGACGATAAGCACCGCGCCGACTTCGGCGCTGGCGCGGCCGAAGCCGGCGAGCACGGCGGTCACCAGACTGAAGCGCCCATCCCAGAGCAGCGCCCGCATTTTGCGAAAACCCCCCGCGCCCATAGCCCGGAACTGCTCGTCGTATTCCTCATTGAGATCGGTGATGGTCTGCCGTGTCAGTGCCGCGATGATGGGCGTGACCAGCACGCACTGCGCGATGATCATCGCGGTGGGTGTGAACAGCAGACCCACGGGCCCCAGCGGGCCGGAGCGGGACAACAGGAGATAGACCACAAGCCCTACGACGACGGGTGGCAGACCCATGCAGGCGCTGAGCAAAGCTGCGAGCACACCACGACCGGGAAAGCGATACAGCGCAATCGCGGCGCCCAGCGGCATGCCGATCAGCGCCGCCAGCCCGACCGCGACCAGGCTTACCCGCAAGGAGAGCAGCACGATCTCGGCGAGATCAGAATCCAGACTAAGGATCAATTGCGACGCCGTGACCATTGCGGCGTAAAATTCACTCATGATGACGGCGCAGCGCGTGGAATTACTGCGTCATCATGGGCTGGGTAGCGGGATCAGGTCAAATGCGCAAACAGGACATAAAAAAAGCAGTATGATGCGCGACGCTTAGGCTTCGAGGATGTCGGGGCGTCGTCGCGCGCGAATTGTGGCGACAACGCCGCGCATTTTCCGATTGTGTCACTGATGATGATGGTGATGCATGGCGGTGCCGCCGGCGTTTCTGACCGGCATCGTCGTCGTCACGTTTTCATCGCCATTAAACTTGAGCGTGAGGGTGACCTGTGTGCCTGCGCGCAGCGGTTTGGTTGGCGCCAGCATCATCAGATGGCAACCGTTCGGTCTGAGTTCCACCTTGCCGCCGGCTGGCGGGATGGACACGGATTTCTTCGGCACCATGCTCGCGACGCCGTTTTTCACGATTGATTTATGCAGCTCAATGCTGCCGAACTCGGCGCTTTCGGCGCCGATCAGTTTGCGCGGGGTCACGCCGTGATTTTCGATAGTCAGATAGCCGGCCAGCGCCGTCGCCGTTGGCGGCGCTTCGCGAATCCACGCGTTATGCACGCTCAATGTGGTCTCCGCGTCTCCGGAGCCCACGGCGCCAATGCCGATAATTAACGAGAACAGATAACGAGCCAGCATGTTGAACTCCAGGAGAATGACGCGACATGACGTTGCAGCGTTTTAACGCGGACTATGTCGCTGTGCGGAAAAAGTCGGCGAGGCGTGGGGCGAGCCGGTTGCGGCGGGCGTGCGGCTCGGGCTACCCTTTGACACTTCATGGCCATGACGATCCTTTATGGGCATGGTATACGCACATTCCGCCGCGTGCGCAACGCGCGGCTCATAACCCGCGGGCGACATGACGATCAACAAGCCGCTGAAGCAGACCGCTTTGCACGAAAAGCACCTTGAGCACGGCGCACGCATGGTGAACTTCGGCGGCTGGGAGCTGCCTTTGCATTATGGCTCGCAGATCGAGGAGCACCGCCGGGTGCGGCGCGACGCTGGCGTGTTCGATGTATCGCACATGACCATCATCGACATCACGGGCGCAGGCGCGCGCGCTTACTTGCGTCATCTGCTGGCCGCCGAAATTGACGCAATGAGCATGCCGGGTCGCGCACTTTACAGTTGCATGCTGAATCCGCGCGGCGGCGTGATCGATGACGTAATTGTGTATTACACGGGGCAGGATCGCTATCGCGTGGTCGCCAACGCCGCGACCCGTGACCGGGTGCTCGCATGGACGACCGAACTGGCGCGCGACCACAGTGTAAAACCGAAAGTGGCTGACGACCTGGCGATGCTCGCGGTGCAGGGGCCGGCCGCGCGCGCGCGACTGGTGGCGCAACTGGATCGAGACACAAGCCCCATTGCGGAACGGCTCGGTTACTTTCACGTCGCCGAAATCGGCGAAACCTGGATTGCCCGCACCGGATACACCGGCGAGGACGGTTTCGAAGTCCTGCTACCGGCCGCCGCCGCGCCGGCGCTATGGCAGCGTCTGGTCGATGCCGGCGCAGCACCCGCGGGGCTGGGCGCGCGCGATTCCTTACGGCTGGAAGCCGGTCTGAACCTTTACGGCGCCGAGATGAATGAAGACATTACGCCGCTGCAATGCGGGCTCGCCTGGACCATAAGCTGGCAGCCGGAGCGCGATTTCGTCGGCCGCAGGGCGTTGACGCAGGAGCGCGAGGCGGGTGTGACCCGCAAGCGGATAGGGCT
Coding sequences within:
- the gcvT gene encoding glycine cleavage system aminomethyltransferase GcvT is translated as MTINKPLKQTALHEKHLEHGARMVNFGGWELPLHYGSQIEEHRRVRRDAGVFDVSHMTIIDITGAGARAYLRHLLAAEIDAMSMPGRALYSCMLNPRGGVIDDVIVYYTGQDRYRVVANAATRDRVLAWTTELARDHSVKPKVADDLAMLAVQGPAARARLVAQLDRDTSPIAERLGYFHVAEIGETWIARTGYTGEDGFEVLLPAAAAPALWQRLVDAGAAPAGLGARDSLRLEAGLNLYGAEMNEDITPLQCGLAWTISWQPERDFVGRRALTQEREAGVTRKRIGL
- a CDS encoding UbiH/UbiF/VisC/COQ6 family ubiquinone biosynthesis hydroxylase, giving the protein MVGATAACALAQQGLRISIVEARQAESFDRDADYGIADYHGRVSAISPASVTILNALGVWDLIASERACPYRQMHVWDAASSGSIHFDCCDVNAPLLGHIVENRVIQQALVERLREFENITWRCPDALARFDVMEDRVAVDLASGAQVSARLLVGADGAHSLVRTLAGIVFNARDYDHSALVATVGTELPHQHTAWQRFVAKSVLAFLPLADGRCSIVWSTPDKRAKALAAMPDEAFKHALAAEFDYRLGRIESCGARTVFPLRGGQADRYVLPRVALIGDAAHGIHPLAGLGANLGFMDAATLAEALCNSRRDIGGLRVLRRYERARRGDNELTMRAMEGFKFLFAQPASGWRWLRGAGLNVTDAAIPLKRRIMRHAIGLSGEHPRMARDNS
- a CDS encoding copper chaperone PCu(A)C, which produces MLARYLFSLIIGIGAVGSGDAETTLSVHNAWIREAPPTATALAGYLTIENHGVTPRKLIGAESAEFGSIELHKSIVKNGVASMVPKKSVSIPPAGGKVELRPNGCHLMMLAPTKPLRAGTQVTLTLKFNGDENVTTTMPVRNAGGTAMHHHHHQ
- the ubiH gene encoding 2-octaprenyl-6-methoxyphenyl hydroxylase → MTRDYDVLIVGGGLAGAAMACALSASAYRIALIEAQAAGDKHPPGYDDRSLALAFGSRRILEGLGLWQAIAPAATPIKTVHVSERGRFGAARLHQREEGVAALGYVVPSHDLAQAVYARLSAQDNVDIVAPARVRNFIVDGSLVDARVDGDAEKGEAQGWTLRGRLLIAADGASSGMRRQLGIAAATADYGQTAIIANVTPSRDHQCAAYERFTDAGPLALLPMSEQRCALVWTHPATDAAAILRLSDAQFLAKLQESFGYRLGRFTKVGTRQAYPLTINVARDLVAPRAVLIGNAAHTLHPVAGQGFNLALRDVAELADLLRTHAPRDPAEQSLLGRYAARRKADLRAAVRFTDTLARAFVNPFPPLVCARGAALLALDAIPPLRHMLARRAMGLSGKPPRLTSGLSLVDLTTGELQ
- a CDS encoding ABC transporter permease, whose product is MSEFYAAMVTASQLILSLDSDLAEIVLLSLRVSLVAVGLAALIGMPLGAAIALYRFPGRGVLAALLSACMGLPPVVVGLVVYLLLSRSGPLGPVGLLFTPTAMIIAQCVLVTPIIAALTRQTITDLNEEYDEQFRAMGAGGFRKMRALLWDGRFSLVTAVLAGFGRASAEVGAVLIVGGNIDHVTRVMTTAIALETSKGNLGLALALGLILIAISISVNAAAMSVRDVAYRRYR
- a CDS encoding helix-turn-helix transcriptional regulator: MNTREVADYLRLKERKIYDLVRTRSIPCTRLTGKWLFPRTLIDLWVIRHTEYQADIEGARITPRVVAGSHDPLLEWALREAECDCATQFDGSLDGVRRLGARQAMVCGMHVLDGESGHYNIELARQLLAGLQVVLLEWARREQGLVLAQGNPHGVTGLTDLRDHKLRVVDRQHTAGSYVLLKHLLERAGMSRDDLALIETTARSETDVAVAVLEGKADAGIAIAAVAHQFRLEFLPLHRERYDLAIARRDYFEPPFQQLLRFARSPRFIERAQELGGYDVSALGQVIYNAN
- a CDS encoding ATP-binding cassette domain-containing protein, producing MSPIAAIAKADPLAERGAPVTRSDVASGVLPLVVSELVYCAGGHRLLDEISFTLRPDANTMLLGPNGAGKSLLLRLCHGLLEPERGSVSWGSEGAKRAHRWVSMVFQKPVLLRRSAAANIDYALAVKGVPRAARKARVNTALADAGLEHLTRRPARVLSGGEQQRLAIARAWVSRPQVLLLDEPTSNLDPAATRAIETLIQSIRRAGARIIMSTHDLAQARRLGDEVLFMHKGRVLEHTPAGDFFERPRSAPARAFLRGDLLS